The uncultured Pseudodesulfovibrio sp. genome contains the following window.
CCAAGCAACTGCTGGTTTTGGGCGGAACGTCCACTCTGTTGCAACAGACCGTCGCTCGCGTGATGGCCGTCTTTCCGGCGGACCATATCTGGGTTGTGACCAACGAGGAGCATGTTTTCGAGGTGCGCAAGCAGGTGGCTGTCCTGGATCAGGCCCTGGAAGGGCAGGTCCTTGCTGAACCCATCGGGAGAAACACCCTGCCGGCCATCATGCTTGGTCTGGACAAGGTGGTGGAGGCCAACCCCAAGGCACTGGCCGCCGTGTTTCCTTCCGATCATCTGATCAACGACACCGGGGCGTGGGCCGATGATCTTGCGCGCGCATCCGGCCTGGCCGCGCAAAAACGGTTCGTGACCTTCGGCGTGCGGCCGGACAAACCCGAGACCGGATACGGCTACATCGCCTTGGGCGACGAACTCGGAGACAATGTCTTCGGGGTGCGGGGCTTCGTGGAGAAGCCGGATTTCCTGACCGCGGACCGTTTTCTGCGCGAGGGCACCCATCTATGGAATAGCGGCATGTTCCTGTTCTCGGCCAAACATTTTCTGACCCAGGTAGCCCGGTGCGAACCGGTCCTGTGGGATTGGTGGATGGGCCGGGATGAGGCCCCGTTGATAAGTGGGTACCGTGATATTCCTGATATTTCGGTTGACTACGGCGTGGTCGAAAAGATCGACAACATCGTTGTGGTCAAGGCCGGGTTCGACTGGGACGATCTGGGCAGCTGGGAGGCCCTGTATCGGCTGGGGGACAAGGACGGCAACGGCAACGTCATCCGTGGCGATGTGCTGGCCATGAACTGCGAGGGGTGTCTGCTCATCAGCGAGGGCGGCAAGCTTGCGGTGTCCGGCTTGAAGGATTCGATCATGGTTCAGACTAGGGATGCGACCCTGGCCTGCCCCATGGACCGCGTGCAGACCGTGCGCGACGTGGTTGCGGCCCTCAAGGCGCAGGGCAGCCAGTTGGTCGAGAGCCACACGACCGTGTACCGCCCGTGGGGCAACTACACGGTGCTGGAAGAAGGGCCGCAGTACAAGATCAAGCGCATCCAGGTCACGCCCGGGGCGCGTTTGAGCTCCCAGATGCACCATCACCGCAGCGAGCATTGGGTGGTGGTTGACGGCACGGCCGAGGTGGAGGTGGACAATGAGCCGCGCATCCTGGTGGAAAACCAGTCCGTGGACATTCCCAAAGCCTCACAGCATCGGCTGGCCAATCCGGGGAAGGTTCCGCTGAACATCATCGAGATACAGAGCGGGCCGTATCTGGAGGAGGACGACATCGTCCGTTTCGACGATGTCTACGGTCGGGCGGTGAAATAAACGCCCGGTTGATTGTGGTGGATTACCAATTGGAATACCTGCGTATTTACTCATTCGAGAGTTCGTGAAAATTTTCATATTCTCTTGACACCAAATCAATTGGTGCCTTATGGAAACGTAGTTCAATTGGTGTGATTTTCACATTAACTTTAGAGTGATGGGGCGAGGTTATGGAGGAAAGAAAAGCATCAAAACGGTGTGGAGGGGTGTTCCCCTTTATCATCGGCTTCCTGGCTACCTGCGTCTTGGGGTGGGCTGTTATCCCCGGTCTGTTCTTCGAAAAGGAGGAACAGCCTATTTGGTTCAGCCACGCCGTGCACGTGGACGGTCAGGGAATGGATTGCGAAAGCTGTCACTATTTCCGGGATGACGGCACTTATGCCGGTTTCCCGACCAACGAAGTCTGCGCCGAATGTCACGCGGTCGATCCCGAGGAGGCCCAGGCGGCCATCGCCGAGGAAGGAATCGACCCGAATGACTACGACGCAATCATGAAGGCCGGAATCGGCGCCATCGAGGACAATCTTGCTTCCTCGGACGACGACAAGATGCAGGCCGAACGCGAGTACGTGGTCAAGTATCTGATCCAGGGCAAGGAAGTTCCTTGGCTGAATTATCAGTACCAGCCGGACAACGTCTACTTCTCGCATGCCTCGCACATGAACCTCTCCATTGAGGAACTGGCGAGCATGAAGAAGGAGCTGTCCGACGTGGTCGATCCCTCGGTCTTCGAGGGCGAGGCCCCCGAGCAGAATTGTAACCTCTGCCACCCGAAGGATATCCAGGCGAACGATGTGCCGCCGGCCTTCGAGCGCAATATCCTGTCCGGGTACAGCAAGACCACCATGAAGATGTGGAAGTGCGAACGGTGTCACGCCCTCAAGGGCCAGCCCAACGCCTGCTACACCTGTCACAAGTAAAGGGGTACTGAGAATGAGCGTAGCACGCAGAACTTTTATTCAGTTGGGTGCGGGCGCCACCGTCGGTATTCTTTTTACTCCGACGGTCTGGAAAGCCCTTGATGATGTTTCCATCTGGACACAGAACTGGCCCTGGATTCCCACGTTGAAATACGGGGCCATGGAAGCCAAACCCACTGTGTCCAAGATGTGTGAGTCCGGTTGTGCCGTAAAGGTCCGGACCGTTGCCGGTGAGGCCTTCGGGACCATGGGCAACGAAGACAACCCGATTTCGGGCGGCGGCATCTGTCCCCTGTGCGCCAACGGCGTTCAGGTCAAGAACAGCCCCAACCGGATCAAGGCCCCCATGCTGGACGGCCAGGAGATCACCTGGGAGAAAGCCCAGGAAGTCGTGGCCGAGAAGCTGGCAGCCGCCGGTTCCAAGGTGGCGGTCATCTCCGGCGATCAGACGGGTACCGCCAACGAGGTCTTCTCCGCGCTGCTGACCTCCAA
Protein-coding sequences here:
- a CDS encoding mannose-1-phosphate guanylyltransferase/mannose-6-phosphate isomerase; this encodes MSKTDPEAPLFAEDCHAVILAGGSGTRLWPLSRNLLPKQLLVLGGTSTLLQQTVARVMAVFPADHIWVVTNEEHVFEVRKQVAVLDQALEGQVLAEPIGRNTLPAIMLGLDKVVEANPKALAAVFPSDHLINDTGAWADDLARASGLAAQKRFVTFGVRPDKPETGYGYIALGDELGDNVFGVRGFVEKPDFLTADRFLREGTHLWNSGMFLFSAKHFLTQVARCEPVLWDWWMGRDEAPLISGYRDIPDISVDYGVVEKIDNIVVVKAGFDWDDLGSWEALYRLGDKDGNGNVIRGDVLAMNCEGCLLISEGGKLAVSGLKDSIMVQTRDATLACPMDRVQTVRDVVAALKAQGSQLVESHTTVYRPWGNYTVLEEGPQYKIKRIQVTPGARLSSQMHHHRSEHWVVVDGTAEVEVDNEPRILVENQSVDIPKASQHRLANPGKVPLNIIEIQSGPYLEEDDIVRFDDVYGRAVK
- a CDS encoding cytochrome c3 family protein, translated to MEERKASKRCGGVFPFIIGFLATCVLGWAVIPGLFFEKEEQPIWFSHAVHVDGQGMDCESCHYFRDDGTYAGFPTNEVCAECHAVDPEEAQAAIAEEGIDPNDYDAIMKAGIGAIEDNLASSDDDKMQAEREYVVKYLIQGKEVPWLNYQYQPDNVYFSHASHMNLSIEELASMKKELSDVVDPSVFEGEAPEQNCNLCHPKDIQANDVPPAFERNILSGYSKTTMKMWKCERCHALKGQPNACYTCHK